In Halorhabdus tiamatea SARL4B, a genomic segment contains:
- a CDS encoding RNA-protein complex protein Nop10 produces the protein MKADIRVCSAWRDRHDRPVYTLGEVCPECGAATENAVPAPFSPEDHYGEYRRALKRRRRQ, from the coding sequence ATGAAGGCAGACATCCGGGTGTGTTCGGCGTGGCGCGACCGCCACGACCGTCCGGTGTACACGCTCGGTGAGGTCTGCCCCGAGTGTGGCGCGGCGACCGAAAACGCCGTTCCGGCTCCCTTTTCGCCCGAAGATCACTACGGCGAGTATCGACGCGCTCTTAAACGACGACGCCGGCAGTAG
- a CDS encoding proteasome assembly chaperone family protein, translating into MDDYEVEVLDDVELDEPVLVEGLPGVGHVGKLAAEHLLEELESTPVRRVYSTHFPPQVSVEDGVELASATFHAVTPEDGQDMLVLSGDHQAQDNTGHYGLVDTFLDVAEDFDVERLVALGGVPTGELIEEYDVIGAVTTEDLETELSEAGVDFRENEPAGGIVGVSGLLLGMGQRREWPAACLMGETSGYLVDPKSAQAVLEILQDVLGFEVDYASLEERADEMEEVVRKIQEMEQGAPSTPDEDLRYIG; encoded by the coding sequence ATGGACGACTACGAGGTCGAGGTTCTCGACGATGTCGAACTCGACGAACCGGTGCTGGTCGAGGGGTTGCCCGGCGTGGGTCACGTGGGAAAACTTGCGGCCGAACACTTACTCGAAGAACTCGAGAGCACGCCGGTCAGGCGCGTCTACTCGACGCACTTCCCGCCACAAGTCAGCGTCGAGGACGGCGTCGAACTCGCGAGCGCGACGTTTCACGCCGTGACGCCCGAGGACGGCCAGGACATGCTCGTCCTCTCGGGCGACCATCAGGCCCAGGACAACACCGGCCACTACGGCCTGGTCGATACGTTCCTCGACGTCGCCGAAGACTTCGACGTCGAGCGGCTCGTCGCGCTGGGCGGCGTCCCGACGGGCGAACTCATCGAGGAGTACGACGTCATCGGCGCGGTCACGACCGAGGACCTGGAGACAGAGCTCTCGGAAGCCGGCGTCGACTTCCGGGAGAACGAACCCGCCGGCGGGATCGTCGGCGTCTCTGGGCTCCTGCTCGGGATGGGCCAGCGCCGGGAGTGGCCGGCCGCCTGTCTGATGGGCGAGACCTCCGGGTATCTCGTCGATCCCAAGAGCGCCCAGGCGGTCCTCGAGATCCTCCAGGACGTCCTCGGGTTCGAGGTCGATTATGCCTCTCTCGAAGAGCGCGCCGACGAGATGGAGGAGGTCGTCCGGAAGATCCAGGAGATGGAACAGGGTGCGCCCAGCACGCCCGACGAGGACCTCCGGTATATCGGCTGA
- a CDS encoding pyridoxal-phosphate dependent enzyme gives MHTDGALAGFDCPTCGRTHAPDDVETTCPDCGDPVTPAFDPGALAKALDARTHDATGIDRFAPAIGFDSDSRVVSLGAGGRTVVDAPSLASELGVESVRIADEGRNPTGSAVDRELAVAVSVAAERDAERVVLPSTGNAARSAAAYAGRAGLESLAYVPSRTAFLEKAMTNVHGGDLSVVEGRYADAAAAYDSADTEGFQIGPDSPFRQLGAATLAWDLFGKQPNSPDAVVVPVGHGTRLAGFFAGLSALKEMERLDSLPELYAAQPKGCAPIVTAHEAEGEIEPWDTPDSVIGPLEIPDPAVGSLALDALAASDGDAVAVPDDDALAAAVDANATTGVEVSATGGVALAGATTLAEQGALGSDVSVLVVDPLAAAAESDILRSQLMSRGI, from the coding sequence ATGCACACCGACGGCGCGCTCGCCGGCTTCGACTGCCCGACGTGCGGGAGAACTCACGCTCCGGACGACGTCGAGACGACCTGTCCCGACTGTGGCGACCCAGTCACGCCCGCGTTCGATCCCGGGGCGCTTGCAAAGGCCCTCGATGCAAGAACGCACGATGCAACCGGAATCGACCGTTTCGCCCCGGCGATCGGATTCGACTCGGATTCGCGGGTCGTCTCGCTCGGTGCAGGCGGACGAACTGTCGTCGACGCACCGTCACTGGCCTCCGAACTCGGCGTCGAGAGCGTCCGGATCGCCGACGAGGGACGCAACCCGACCGGCAGCGCCGTGGATCGAGAACTTGCAGTTGCTGTCTCGGTCGCCGCCGAGCGTGACGCCGAGCGCGTCGTCCTGCCCTCGACGGGCAACGCTGCACGGTCGGCCGCCGCCTACGCCGGTCGTGCCGGCCTCGAATCGCTTGCGTACGTCCCCTCTCGGACGGCGTTCCTCGAGAAGGCGATGACGAACGTCCACGGCGGGGATCTTTCGGTCGTCGAGGGGCGGTACGCCGACGCAGCGGCCGCCTACGACAGTGCCGACACCGAGGGATTCCAGATCGGTCCGGACTCTCCGTTTCGACAACTCGGCGCAGCGACGCTCGCGTGGGATCTGTTCGGCAAGCAGCCGAACTCGCCCGACGCCGTCGTCGTGCCCGTCGGCCATGGGACGCGACTCGCCGGTTTCTTCGCCGGCCTGTCAGCCCTCAAGGAGATGGAGCGACTCGACTCACTGCCCGAACTGTACGCGGCACAGCCGAAGGGATGTGCGCCGATCGTCACTGCCCACGAAGCCGAGGGGGAGATCGAGCCCTGGGACACGCCCGACAGCGTGATCGGCCCCCTCGAAATTCCCGACCCCGCCGTCGGATCGCTCGCGCTCGACGCGCTTGCGGCCAGCGACGGCGATGCCGTCGCCGTGCCGGACGACGACGCGCTCGCGGCCGCCGTCGACGCCAACGCCACGACCGGCGTCGAAGTCAGTGCGACTGGCGGTGTCGCATTAGCAGGGGCAACGACGCTGGCCGAGCAAGGAGCGCTCGGATCGGACGTGTCCGTCCTGGTCGTCGATCCGCTCGCCGCCGCTGCCGAGAGTGACATCCTGCGGAGTCAGTTGATGAGCCGCGGGATCTAG
- a CDS encoding NAD(P)/FAD-dependent oxidoreductase has protein sequence MTDVLVAGGGLAGLVAARHLAEDGLDVTVFERESTVGGRVHTHREDGFIYDQGFQVVFDSYPAVERELDVDALDLRRFAPGATLARPGERSVIADPLRNPRTATQTVFNREITLGDKLHILRLRRELAGREEADIFDPAGPDRTIEAALADRGFSRAFGQRFVAPFYGGITLDRSLSTDARIFEYTFARLADGSAAVPADGMAAIPEQLARRAREAGARIETGATVESIETAGAGEAATTGEEVSVTVDGETITAGSVVVATDPETAADLTGVETPTEYRGCTTVYASLPSGTPLDTGKRLLLNVEDDRPNHVAPMSAVAPEYAPDGQQLLAATFLGVPAADDETLFEETKDTLSRWYPERSFADLEHRQTDRVPFAQIDQPPGFQSGLPDPDDPDGPVVLAGDYTRWSSIQSALESGRIAADRVTDAS, from the coding sequence ATGACAGACGTCCTCGTCGCGGGCGGCGGCCTCGCCGGGCTGGTCGCCGCGCGTCACCTCGCCGAAGACGGGCTAGACGTAACGGTGTTCGAGCGCGAGTCGACCGTCGGCGGCCGCGTCCACACGCACCGGGAAGACGGGTTTATCTACGACCAGGGGTTCCAGGTCGTCTTCGACAGCTATCCCGCGGTCGAGCGCGAACTCGACGTGGACGCGCTCGACCTGCGCCGGTTCGCCCCCGGCGCGACGCTGGCACGACCGGGCGAGCGTAGCGTCATCGCCGATCCACTCCGGAACCCCCGGACCGCCACGCAGACGGTGTTCAACCGCGAGATCACCCTTGGCGATAAACTCCACATCCTGAGACTCCGCCGGGAACTCGCCGGCCGCGAGGAAGCCGATATTTTCGATCCGGCGGGGCCTGACCGCACGATCGAGGCCGCACTGGCCGATCGCGGGTTCTCGCGGGCCTTCGGTCAGCGCTTCGTCGCGCCGTTCTACGGCGGGATCACGCTCGATCGGTCGCTGTCGACGGACGCGCGGATATTCGAGTACACGTTCGCCAGACTCGCCGACGGGTCGGCGGCGGTCCCGGCCGACGGGATGGCGGCTATCCCGGAGCAACTGGCCCGTCGTGCCCGTGAGGCCGGCGCACGGATCGAGACGGGCGCGACTGTCGAGTCGATCGAGACTGCTGGGGCCGGCGAGGCAGCGACGACCGGCGAAGAGGTCTCGGTGACCGTCGACGGCGAGACGATCACCGCCGGGAGTGTCGTCGTCGCGACCGATCCCGAGACGGCCGCCGATCTCACGGGCGTCGAAACGCCGACCGAGTATCGGGGGTGTACTACCGTTTACGCGTCGTTGCCGTCCGGAACGCCACTGGATACGGGGAAACGCCTCCTGTTGAACGTCGAGGACGATCGGCCCAACCACGTCGCGCCGATGTCAGCCGTCGCGCCCGAGTACGCACCGGATGGCCAGCAGTTGCTCGCCGCGACGTTCCTGGGTGTGCCCGCGGCCGACGACGAGACACTGTTCGAGGAGACGAAGGACACCCTCTCACGGTGGTATCCGGAGCGGTCGTTCGCAGACCTCGAACATCGGCAGACCGACCGAGTTCCGTTCGCCCAGATCGACCAGCCGCCGGGGTTCCAGTCGGGGCTACCCGATCCAGACGATCCGGACGGCCCTGTCGTCCTGGCCGGCGACTACACGCGCTGGAGTTCGATCCAGAGTGCGCTCGAAAGCGGTCGCATCGCCGCTGATCGGGTTACAGACGCGTCGTGA
- a CDS encoding metallophosphoesterase, with translation MEPTFRDRAVIVGETLVVADLHFGRERSSNVELSLGSDASMCDRIGTLLDAHDPAEVVIAGDALHSFDSLPPGVASAFADLRASVADHGADLIITPGNHDVLLDAVWDGATPDSYALADGETVVLHGHDPPASSAERYLIGHDHPAIEIEGQRRPCYLHGVDAYRGSDVVVLPSFNDLVAGVRINQMRAADFHSPLIQNASAFRPIVRDEKAAETLEFPPLGSLREML, from the coding sequence ATGGAACCGACGTTTCGGGACCGGGCCGTGATCGTCGGCGAGACGCTCGTCGTCGCAGATCTGCACTTCGGCCGGGAGCGATCCTCGAACGTCGAACTGTCGCTCGGCTCGGACGCGTCCATGTGTGATCGAATCGGGACCCTGCTGGACGCACACGACCCCGCGGAGGTCGTGATCGCCGGCGACGCGTTGCACTCGTTCGATTCGCTTCCGCCAGGCGTCGCGAGTGCGTTCGCGGACCTCCGGGCGTCCGTCGCCGACCACGGCGCGGACCTGATCATCACGCCCGGAAACCACGACGTGCTCCTCGACGCTGTCTGGGACGGGGCGACACCCGACAGCTACGCCCTCGCCGACGGTGAGACTGTCGTCCTCCACGGCCACGACCCACCAGCGTCGTCGGCCGAGCGATACCTGATCGGCCACGATCACCCGGCCATCGAGATCGAGGGTCAAAGGCGGCCGTGTTACCTCCATGGCGTCGACGCGTACCGCGGGAGCGACGTCGTCGTGTTGCCGTCGTTCAACGACCTCGTCGCCGGCGTCCGGATCAACCAGATGCGTGCCGCCGACTTTCACTCGCCACTAATCCAGAACGCGAGCGCGTTCCGACCGATTGTCCGTGACGAGAAGGCCGCCGAGACCCTGGAGTTCCCGCCGCTGGGATCGCTCAGGGAGATGCTGTAA